The Streptomyces sp. NBC_00483 genome contains the following window.
GCGTCGGCGCCCACCGGTTGCACGGGGGTCAGGTGGAAGCGCTCCACCCGCAGCCGTTGCCGCACTCCCCCTGCGTCCCACTGCCGCTCCGCCGCGTCCAGGAGCCCGGAAGGACCGCACACCCAGGTGTCCCGCCCGCGCCAGTCCGGACACGACGCGGCGATCCGGTCGGCGGTGAGGCGTCCGTCCGTGCGCGTATGGGTCAGACGAACCGTCAGCCAGGGCAACCTGGCTTCCAGGGCGGCCAGTTCGGCACGGAAGAGACACTCGTCCGGCGACGGCGCGCTGTGCAGGAGCAGCGTGTCCGGGGCGGCGCTCCCGCTACGGGCGAGCGTGCGCAGCATCCCCATCACGGGCGTGAGACCACTGCCCGCCGTCACGAACAGCAGCCGCTCCGGCAGCGGCCTCGGCAGCACGAACTCCCCTTGTGCCGGGCCGAGTCGGAGCACCGCGCCCGGGGCGGTCCTGTGCACCAGGTGCGGCGAGACCCGGCCGTCGGGGTGGGCCTTCACGGTGACGGTGATCTCGGCGGCCCCGTCGTCGGGCGCCGAGGTGATCGAGTACGTCCGCCAGTGCCGTACGCCGTCGATCTCGACCCCGAGCGGAAGGTACTGCCCGGCCCGGTGGCCGCTCCAGCCCCGGCCCGGCCGGATCACCAGGGTGGCCGCCCCGGCGCCCTCGTCCCGTACGTCGGTGACCCGGCCCGCGGGATGCCGCGCCGACCACAAGGGATCGAGCAGGCCGAGATAGTCGTCCGGCGAGAGCGGGCTGGTCAGCCAGGACACGGCCGACAGAGCGGCGCGGCGCCCCGGCCGGCCGGTGAAGGACCGCAGCAGCGCTCCCGGTGAGCGTCGCGGCTGCTCGGACATGCGGGCGCCCCTCCCCATACCGAATTCCCGAATGCCGGATACCGAATGGCTGATGTGCCGGCTCCGAACGCGCCGGGTCCCTCTCGGTCCCGTACGCGTGCGTCCCGCCGCCGTCGCCGGATCGCTTGCGCCGAGGGAAACACACGGGACGGCGGACCACACCGCCCCACGGCATGCTTCGCGCCATCGGCCGCACGGCTCCTGTCAGGCGGGATGCGCCGGTGCCCAGCGTGTGGCTCCGCCGATGCTCCCGAGGATGGCCCGATGGCGACGCCGCCGCCCGGCACGGACCGCCTCTCACGGGCCGAGCCGTACGCTGGGAACACCGGGTGCTCCTCGTACGCCGACTCCGCTCGACGTCGCCTCCGGCGCACCACGACACGGGCCCCACAGGGCGGCCCGAAAAGGGGCGTGCGTCATGAACGCACTGATCGCCCACCACAGTTCGACCGGTTCCGGGCCCATCGTCGTGCACCCGCCCGCCCGACTCTCCCTGCGCCCGCCGACCTTCCCGCCGGGACCGGTGTGCGGAGCCTGGTGGCCGCGCACCGATGAGCTGGCCACCGAACTGGCCGCCCTCATCGAGGTGTTCGAGGCGACCCGCGGGCGCGTGACCCGTATCGCCTCTCCGCGGGGCAGCTGGCCGACGGAGCCGCGCACCCTGTCCGTGACGGGCCACGTGATCCTGGCCGCGTGGTACACGTCCGGTCTCGACCCCTACACGATCCGGCTCTTCTCCTACGGGGCCGGGCGCTGGGACCTGCTCGTCGTCCCGTCGAGCAGCCGGGACGACACGGCCGCCCGGCTGATGCACGCGGCGGCCGACCCCGCGCTCTGTCTCACCGGGACGGCGCTGATGGCAACCGAGGGGCCCGCCGGTTCCACGAACGGATGACGGTTCATGACCGCCCGTCACCACACGTGTCATAGGCGTACGTTGGAGCCACCGAGGGCACGTCGTACACCGGCATCCACGCGGGTCTCGTCCCCGGTGAGCAACGGCATCGGGGACGACCGTTCACGTCGCTCCGAAGACGGGTCCGCGTCATGGCAGCGACCACCCCGCCCCCGGAGGCACCCGCGGCCCGCGTCGCGCTGAATTCGCCGACGGGCCACGGGCCGCTGGTCGTGGGGTGGTGACCGGTCGAAAGGACGGCACCGGTCCGGATCAGCACGGGAGTGGACTGCGGCTGACGCTGGAGCGGACCCCCGTCACACCCGGCCACTTCATGACCCTGTCCGTGGCCGGGGAGCTCGACACCGGCAGCATTCCCGCGCTCTGTGAACTCACCTCTCAGGTCCTGGGCGAGGGCAGCCGGCACCTGATCATGGACCTGTCCGAGGTGACCCACTGCGACAACGCCAGCTTCTTCACCCTCCTCGGCATCCGCGAGGCCGCCCATCACGCCGGCGGCAGCCTCACCCTGGCCAACCCCAGCCCCTGCGTCCGACTCGCCCTCACCCACAGC
Protein-coding sequences here:
- a CDS encoding ferredoxin reductase; translated protein: MSEQPRRSPGALLRSFTGRPGRRAALSAVSWLTSPLSPDDYLGLLDPLWSARHPAGRVTDVRDEGAGAATLVIRPGRGWSGHRAGQYLPLGVEIDGVRHWRTYSITSAPDDGAAEITVTVKAHPDGRVSPHLVHRTAPGAVLRLGPAQGEFVLPRPLPERLLFVTAGSGLTPVMGMLRTLARSGSAAPDTLLLHSAPSPDECLFRAELAALEARLPWLTVRLTHTRTDGRLTADRIAASCPDWRGRDTWVCGPSGLLDAAERQWDAGGVRQRLRVERFHLTPVQPVGADAVGGRVCFTRSGRWADAEPGVPLLAAGESVGVPMPHGCRRGLCFGCLVPIVEGRVRDLRTGELHGEPNELIQTCVNGAAGTLVLDL
- a CDS encoding DUF5994 family protein, encoding MNALIAHHSSTGSGPIVVHPPARLSLRPPTFPPGPVCGAWWPRTDELATELAALIEVFEATRGRVTRIASPRGSWPTEPRTLSVTGHVILAAWYTSGLDPYTIRLFSYGAGRWDLLVVPSSSRDDTAARLMHAAADPALCLTGTALMATEGPAGSTNG
- a CDS encoding STAS domain-containing protein, coding for MTGRKDGTGPDQHGSGLRLTLERTPVTPGHFMTLSVAGELDTGSIPALCELTSQVLGEGSRHLIMDLSEVTHCDNASFFTLLGIREAAHHAGGSLTLANPSPCVRLALTHSVLRDLLPFHDLCAQEPPDT